Proteins encoded together in one Cardiocondyla obscurior isolate alpha-2009 linkage group LG07, Cobs3.1, whole genome shotgun sequence window:
- the LOC139104132 gene encoding apoptosis-resistant E3 ubiquitin protein ligase 1 isoform X2, whose translation MPDKNPGSRNGHRENKDFLAGEISSIGMSLRPSGSASSGISTLASCGEVDALPELPAQDEERLQRAARLLQQRLVLRQWLMDHGLHNYYQKLMQMEVMSLEDVYWVEDNAARAALGKDLPRWTQARQTLPTSKEDLETLKADLWSAVVKNSQHQDAWTWGGMLVVSVSVAGLVTLAAMTQPALAPEAKHSLLQYVTGKYLLPSNCRVHFEWEEPQLVGETMTFTVKFYQRNGQPYPICDKDNLIVEVMEDTRRVATLIELGGTDPLAANTAVVKFTVRHAGQYRIAVLIGSCHVHGSPFLKNFLPGPPDPNKTVFVRQSSTVVCTAGIAHSMTIEPRDEYNNLCIFGPGDQPTEGYNVDITQIGNVADKESVVDCSIQLDYDSLSQRIRLKVSFPKGGCYHATVSLAGLQLHNGDFDIIVLENSVARMVHNNVASKDPDICYVAKLLGMQGERFSKPKKVFCFISPKQLTIKEYLLKFIPKRLVTFRLCPSTKFHFESSSNKHEGYYPFSIDDGCQPPVELISLYRDIIAATFTLFLLKNIGGSETFADKQDFFYHEVRKHHQKHYHEKLPMKIQRDKLLESSMKATKGFYVSEWCRNFEITFQGEQGVDWGGVRREWFELICAALFDPGNGLFASFGESQQALVHPNPKRPPHLKLKHYEFAGRIVGKCLYESALGGSYRQLVRARFTRSFLAQIIGLRVHYKYFEQDDPDLYLSKVKYILENDVEEMELYFVEEEYDKDGQLLKVAELIPGGSKVRVTNDTKLRYLDALAQHRLATSVRNEVDHFLRGLNELIPDNLLGIFDENELELLLCGTGEYSVADLRAHHIANGSSPEFLRVLGWFWTAVSNFTQEEMARLLQFTTGCSQLPPGGFQQLSPRFQITAAPTFANLPTAHTCFNQLCLPDYECYDHFERALLLAISEGTEGFGMI comes from the exons CTTCTGCAACAGAGACTGGTGCTACGTCAATGGCTAATGGATCATGGCCTACATAATTACTATCAaaa GTTGATGCAGATGGAAGTTATGTCCCTGGAGGACGTATATTGGGTGGAGGACAATGCGGCACGAGCAGCCCTTGGCAAGGATCTACCACGATGGACCCAGGCTAGGCAAACGTTACCTACTTCAAAGGAAGATTTAGAAACACTCAAAGCGGATTTATGGAGTGCCGTTGTAAAGAACAGCCAACACCAAGATGCCTGGACATGGG GCGGTATGTTGGTAGTTTCTGTGTCAGTGGCAGGGCTGGTTACCCTGGCTGCTATGACGCAGCCCGCTCTAGCTCCCGAAGCGAAACACTCTCTTCTGCAGTACGTCACAgggaaatatttattgccgAGTAACTGCCGCGTTCATTTCGAGTGGGAAGAGCCTCAGCTGGTTGGTGAAACGATGACTTTTACGGTCAAA ttttatCAACGCAACGGTCAACCGTACCCGATATGTGACAAAGATAATTTGATCGTGGAGGTGATGGAAGATACGCGTAGAGTAGCTACGTTAATAGAACTGGGAGGCACAGATCCCTTAGCTGCAAATACTGCAGTAGTAAAGTTTACTGTTCGCCATGCGGGACAGTATCGAATAGCTGTACTTATCGGATCGTGTCATGTTCATGGCAGCCCATTTCTTAAGAATTTCCTTCCTG GTCCACCAGATCCAAATAAAACGGTCTTTGTACGACAAAGTTCTACGGTTGTTTGTACAGCAGGAATTGCCCATTCGATGACAATAGAACCGCGTGACGAATATAACAATCTGTGTATATTTGGTCCTGGAGATCAGCCTACAGAAGGGTACAATGTCGATATTACGCAG ATCGGTAATGTAGCAGATAAAGAATCAGTGGTAGACTGTAGTATTCAACTCGATTACGATTCCTTAAGTCAACGAATTCGATTAAAAGTAAGCTTTCCGAAAGGCGGGTGTTACCATGCAACTGTCAGCTTGGCAGGATTGCAGCTGCATAACGGGGATTTCGATATCATTGTACTCGAga ATTCCGTTGCGAGAATGGTTCATAATAATGTAGCGTCCAAAGATCCTGACATCTGTTACGTCGCAAAGTTACTAGGCATGCAAGGAGAAAGATTTTCTAAACCAAAGAAGGTCTTCTGCTTTATTTCCCCTAAACAACTTACAATTaaggaatatttattaaaatttattcccaAAAGACTTGTCACCTTTAGACTGTGTCCTTCGACTAAG TTCCATTTCGAAAGCTCGTCTAATAAACACGAAGGATACTACCCATTTTCCATAGACGACGGATGTCAACCTCCAGTTGAACTAATATCCTTATATCGTGATATTATAGCAGCTACTTTcactttgtttcttttaaaaaatatcggcGGTAGTGAAACGTTTGCTGATAAACAAGATTTCTTTTATCACGAAGTCCGTAAGCATCATCAAAAGCACTATCACGAGAAACTCCCGATGAAAATACAACGTGATAAACTATTAGAATcg tccaTGAAAGCTACTAAAGGATTTTATGTGAGCGAATGGTGTCGAAATTTTGAAATCACTTTCCAAGGCGAACAAG gtgttGATTGGGGTGGTGTGCGGCGCGAGTGGTTTGAATTGATATGCGCTGCACTATTTGATCCGGGAAATGGTTTGTTCGCTTCATTTGGGGAATCGCAACAGGCATTAGTGCATCCAAATCCTAAACGTCCGCCCCATCTTAAATTGAAGCACTATGAGTTTGCCGGACGTATCGTAGGCAAATGTCTTTACGAGTCAGCGCTCGGCGGCTCCTACCGTCAGTTAGTACGCGCTCGATTCACCAGATCATTCCTTGCACAAATTATAGGACTTAGAGTGCATTACAAG TATTTCGAACAAGATGATCCTGACTTGTATTTAAGTAAGGTGAAATATATTCTCGAGAATGATGTCGAAGAAATGGAATTGTACTTCGTTGAAGAAGAATATGACAAAGATGGACAATTGTTAAAG GTGGCAGAATTAATTCCTGGTGGTAGCAAAGTTCGTGTGACCAATGATACGAAGCTTCGTTATCTGGATGCGCTCGCTCAACACCGACTTGCTACTTCTGTTCGCAACGAAGTCGATCATTTCTTGCGCGGTCTTAACGAATTAATTCCTGACAACCTTTTAGGCATATTTGATGAAAATGAATTGGAG TTGTTATTGTGCGGAACTGGCGAGTATAGTGTAGCAGATTTACGCGCGCATCACATAGCTAACGGAAGTTCTCCAGAATTTCTTCGAGTACTCGGCTGGTTCTGGACAGCAGTGAGCAATTTCACGCAGGAGGAAATGGCACGATTGCTTCAATTCACCACGGGCTGCTCGCAATTGCCGCCCGGTGGATTTCAACAACTGAGTCCTCGGTTTCAAATTACGGCTGCACCAACGTTCGCTAATTTGCCCACGGCACATACTTG CTTTAACCAACTCTGCTTGCCTGATTACGAGTGCTATGACCACTTCGAACGAGCATTGCTGTTGGCAATCAGTGAAGGCACGGAGGGCTTCGGCATGATCTAA
- the LOC139104132 gene encoding apoptosis-resistant E3 ubiquitin protein ligase 1 isoform X1: MARWSTVLSGVFLTLSMVLCLGKLLMLAAGTGNNGEFTEADQWLTENGLTQYRTLFKKQGISTLASCGEVDALPELPAQDEERLQRAARLLQQRLVLRQWLMDHGLHNYYQKLMQMEVMSLEDVYWVEDNAARAALGKDLPRWTQARQTLPTSKEDLETLKADLWSAVVKNSQHQDAWTWGGMLVVSVSVAGLVTLAAMTQPALAPEAKHSLLQYVTGKYLLPSNCRVHFEWEEPQLVGETMTFTVKFYQRNGQPYPICDKDNLIVEVMEDTRRVATLIELGGTDPLAANTAVVKFTVRHAGQYRIAVLIGSCHVHGSPFLKNFLPGPPDPNKTVFVRQSSTVVCTAGIAHSMTIEPRDEYNNLCIFGPGDQPTEGYNVDITQIGNVADKESVVDCSIQLDYDSLSQRIRLKVSFPKGGCYHATVSLAGLQLHNGDFDIIVLENSVARMVHNNVASKDPDICYVAKLLGMQGERFSKPKKVFCFISPKQLTIKEYLLKFIPKRLVTFRLCPSTKFHFESSSNKHEGYYPFSIDDGCQPPVELISLYRDIIAATFTLFLLKNIGGSETFADKQDFFYHEVRKHHQKHYHEKLPMKIQRDKLLESSMKATKGFYVSEWCRNFEITFQGEQGVDWGGVRREWFELICAALFDPGNGLFASFGESQQALVHPNPKRPPHLKLKHYEFAGRIVGKCLYESALGGSYRQLVRARFTRSFLAQIIGLRVHYKYFEQDDPDLYLSKVKYILENDVEEMELYFVEEEYDKDGQLLKVAELIPGGSKVRVTNDTKLRYLDALAQHRLATSVRNEVDHFLRGLNELIPDNLLGIFDENELELLLCGTGEYSVADLRAHHIANGSSPEFLRVLGWFWTAVSNFTQEEMARLLQFTTGCSQLPPGGFQQLSPRFQITAAPTFANLPTAHTCFNQLCLPDYECYDHFERALLLAISEGTEGFGMI, translated from the exons CTTCTGCAACAGAGACTGGTGCTACGTCAATGGCTAATGGATCATGGCCTACATAATTACTATCAaaa GTTGATGCAGATGGAAGTTATGTCCCTGGAGGACGTATATTGGGTGGAGGACAATGCGGCACGAGCAGCCCTTGGCAAGGATCTACCACGATGGACCCAGGCTAGGCAAACGTTACCTACTTCAAAGGAAGATTTAGAAACACTCAAAGCGGATTTATGGAGTGCCGTTGTAAAGAACAGCCAACACCAAGATGCCTGGACATGGG GCGGTATGTTGGTAGTTTCTGTGTCAGTGGCAGGGCTGGTTACCCTGGCTGCTATGACGCAGCCCGCTCTAGCTCCCGAAGCGAAACACTCTCTTCTGCAGTACGTCACAgggaaatatttattgccgAGTAACTGCCGCGTTCATTTCGAGTGGGAAGAGCCTCAGCTGGTTGGTGAAACGATGACTTTTACGGTCAAA ttttatCAACGCAACGGTCAACCGTACCCGATATGTGACAAAGATAATTTGATCGTGGAGGTGATGGAAGATACGCGTAGAGTAGCTACGTTAATAGAACTGGGAGGCACAGATCCCTTAGCTGCAAATACTGCAGTAGTAAAGTTTACTGTTCGCCATGCGGGACAGTATCGAATAGCTGTACTTATCGGATCGTGTCATGTTCATGGCAGCCCATTTCTTAAGAATTTCCTTCCTG GTCCACCAGATCCAAATAAAACGGTCTTTGTACGACAAAGTTCTACGGTTGTTTGTACAGCAGGAATTGCCCATTCGATGACAATAGAACCGCGTGACGAATATAACAATCTGTGTATATTTGGTCCTGGAGATCAGCCTACAGAAGGGTACAATGTCGATATTACGCAG ATCGGTAATGTAGCAGATAAAGAATCAGTGGTAGACTGTAGTATTCAACTCGATTACGATTCCTTAAGTCAACGAATTCGATTAAAAGTAAGCTTTCCGAAAGGCGGGTGTTACCATGCAACTGTCAGCTTGGCAGGATTGCAGCTGCATAACGGGGATTTCGATATCATTGTACTCGAga ATTCCGTTGCGAGAATGGTTCATAATAATGTAGCGTCCAAAGATCCTGACATCTGTTACGTCGCAAAGTTACTAGGCATGCAAGGAGAAAGATTTTCTAAACCAAAGAAGGTCTTCTGCTTTATTTCCCCTAAACAACTTACAATTaaggaatatttattaaaatttattcccaAAAGACTTGTCACCTTTAGACTGTGTCCTTCGACTAAG TTCCATTTCGAAAGCTCGTCTAATAAACACGAAGGATACTACCCATTTTCCATAGACGACGGATGTCAACCTCCAGTTGAACTAATATCCTTATATCGTGATATTATAGCAGCTACTTTcactttgtttcttttaaaaaatatcggcGGTAGTGAAACGTTTGCTGATAAACAAGATTTCTTTTATCACGAAGTCCGTAAGCATCATCAAAAGCACTATCACGAGAAACTCCCGATGAAAATACAACGTGATAAACTATTAGAATcg tccaTGAAAGCTACTAAAGGATTTTATGTGAGCGAATGGTGTCGAAATTTTGAAATCACTTTCCAAGGCGAACAAG gtgttGATTGGGGTGGTGTGCGGCGCGAGTGGTTTGAATTGATATGCGCTGCACTATTTGATCCGGGAAATGGTTTGTTCGCTTCATTTGGGGAATCGCAACAGGCATTAGTGCATCCAAATCCTAAACGTCCGCCCCATCTTAAATTGAAGCACTATGAGTTTGCCGGACGTATCGTAGGCAAATGTCTTTACGAGTCAGCGCTCGGCGGCTCCTACCGTCAGTTAGTACGCGCTCGATTCACCAGATCATTCCTTGCACAAATTATAGGACTTAGAGTGCATTACAAG TATTTCGAACAAGATGATCCTGACTTGTATTTAAGTAAGGTGAAATATATTCTCGAGAATGATGTCGAAGAAATGGAATTGTACTTCGTTGAAGAAGAATATGACAAAGATGGACAATTGTTAAAG GTGGCAGAATTAATTCCTGGTGGTAGCAAAGTTCGTGTGACCAATGATACGAAGCTTCGTTATCTGGATGCGCTCGCTCAACACCGACTTGCTACTTCTGTTCGCAACGAAGTCGATCATTTCTTGCGCGGTCTTAACGAATTAATTCCTGACAACCTTTTAGGCATATTTGATGAAAATGAATTGGAG TTGTTATTGTGCGGAACTGGCGAGTATAGTGTAGCAGATTTACGCGCGCATCACATAGCTAACGGAAGTTCTCCAGAATTTCTTCGAGTACTCGGCTGGTTCTGGACAGCAGTGAGCAATTTCACGCAGGAGGAAATGGCACGATTGCTTCAATTCACCACGGGCTGCTCGCAATTGCCGCCCGGTGGATTTCAACAACTGAGTCCTCGGTTTCAAATTACGGCTGCACCAACGTTCGCTAATTTGCCCACGGCACATACTTG CTTTAACCAACTCTGCTTGCCTGATTACGAGTGCTATGACCACTTCGAACGAGCATTGCTGTTGGCAATCAGTGAAGGCACGGAGGGCTTCGGCATGATCTAA